The following DNA comes from Alkalibacter saccharofermentans DSM 14828.
TAAAACCATGTCTTCGTAAGAATATAATTCGCTGATGAAGCCTTTCCCGTACAGCCATTTTAGAGCCGATGCCAGGTTCTCTTCGGTAGGCAATGATGAGTGGGTATATCTGAGATTATACAAGTCTGTCAGAACCGGCTCCGGAAAGTTCATTATCTGGTTGATTTCTTTCAAGCTATCTTCTAGGCCGCTGTCGTTTATTTTATCTACTGCCCTGTTATAAGCAGCATAGAATCCTTTGACGGCTTCAGGGTTTTCCAATACAAAAGATTCATTAAACAGTATTACTCCGGGATAAACGCCTAAATCTACATTTGTTGAAATAACTTTAGAATTATCTTTTTGAGCCAAATAGGTCAGAGGATCCGGTAGAGTTGCTGCATCAATCTGGTTTTCCCTCAGCATTTCAAGCCTGGCAGGCATGATTGGTATATTGGTTTTTGAAATATCTGAAATTCCATACTTCTCTACTGTCAAATCCAGAAGGTATTCCATTAATGTATTTGTAGAAAGTCCGACCTTCTTTCCTTCTAAGTCATAAGGGCTGTTTATATCTGAATCCGGAGAGGAGAGTATGGCATATCCACATTCAGTTCTCGATGATATTATCAAAGCATTTCCCGACTCCTTTAAAAAACCTGCTGATATCAAATCGGAAGAAACAGCGTTGATGGTATTTGCCTGCAATGCTGAATCCCTATCTAAGGCACTTTGGAAGATCTGGATTTCAATTTCGACTCCTTGGTTTTCGAAATAACCGGAAAGATCGGCTAGAACGAAAGGGATAGAGGCTGTATCACTCATCAACCCCAAGGATATTTTGTCAGATGAATCGCTCTTGTCGCTGCATCCTGAAAACAGAAATATGCTTGTTAACAATAAAATAAATGCTATGTTTTTCTTCATGTACGTTTTCTCCTTTGTCAGTGTATTAATGGCTGCAGAACAATTATAATAAAAAGACATCATAAATGCCAAGTCTTTTTAAGAAATGCGTACAAAAATCAAAGAAAGTGCATAAATATTAGTATCGATACAGATTATTTATAGAAAAACAGAGATATTATTAGTATAATAGATTTAATATTCAAAGGAGAGTGCAGATTATGGATAAAATAATAGGATTTATCGGTTGCGGAAACATGGCTCAGGCCATGATAGGAGGAATTGTAGACTCGGGACTGATTTCGAGCAAGAATATTTATGTATCAAATCCTATAGTTGAACAACTAGATTTGGTCAGGTCAAAATATGGTGTTAATATAACAAAAGACAACAGGGAAGTAGCTAAAGTTTCAGATGTTTTGATAATTGCGGTCAAACCCCATATTTGTGATCAGGTCATAAAAGAAATTTCTCATGATTTGAAAGATGATGTGATATTTACAAGCATTGCTGCAGGGAAGACAATTAAATCACTGGAGGAATCATTGGGAGCAAGAAAGCTCAAAATTATAAGGACTATGCCAAATACTCCGGTGCAGGTCGGGGAAGGCATGAGCGTTATAGCTAATAATGATTTAGTTAATGAAGATGATTTGAAAACAATAGAGGAACTGTTTGGCAGTTTCGGTAGGGTTGAATATCTCGAAGAGAAATTTTTTGACGGCGCAACAGCTGTCAGTGGATCTTCTCCAGCATGTATATATATCTTGATCGAGGCGTTGGCTGATTCGGCGGTTCGAGCTGGAATACCAAGGGACAAAGCATATACTATGGTTGCACAAACAGTTAAAGGAACGGCAGAGATGGTTTTGGAGACTGGAATTCATCCCGGTGAACTGAAAGATAAGGTTTGCTCGCCGGGGGGGACTTCTATTGAGGCTGTAGCTGTACTTGAAAAAGAAGGATTCAGATCGGCAGTGATTTCGGCCATAAAAGCATCGGCACAGAAATCAAAAGAACTTTCAGAAAACAACAATTGAATGGGGGTTATGAAATGACAAATTTCAGTATGGCTGCCAATCATTCTATAAGACCAGTCAAGGAAGATGTTATTTTTGGGATGAGCTTAAAGGCAGAGGAAGCTATCAAAAGAGACGGTTTTAAAAATATAATTAATTCTACGATTGGGGCTCTTTTAGATGATGAAGGCAAACTAGTAACGTTTCACAGCGTTTTTGAAGTGCTAAAAGGGCTAAGCGATCAGCAAATTGCGGCATATGCTCCATTGAGTGGAATGCCTGAATATATAAAATGTGCCATAGAGGCTACTTTTATGGATTGCAGACCGGAAGGGTTTATTGATGGGGTAGCAACACCTGGCGGGTCTGGAGCAATACGTCATGCAATATGGAATTACACTGATGCCGGCGATAAAATATTGACTTCCAACTGGTTTTGGGAGCCATATCAGACAATGGCATCGGAACATATGAGAAAAATAGCTACGTACGAACTATACGATGAAAATATGGACTTTAACCTAAAATCATTTGAAACGAGTTTAAGTGA
Coding sequences within:
- the proC gene encoding pyrroline-5-carboxylate reductase, producing the protein MDKIIGFIGCGNMAQAMIGGIVDSGLISSKNIYVSNPIVEQLDLVRSKYGVNITKDNREVAKVSDVLIIAVKPHICDQVIKEISHDLKDDVIFTSIAAGKTIKSLEESLGARKLKIIRTMPNTPVQVGEGMSVIANNDLVNEDDLKTIEELFGSFGRVEYLEEKFFDGATAVSGSSPACIYILIEALADSAVRAGIPRDKAYTMVAQTVKGTAEMVLETGIHPGELKDKVCSPGGTSIEAVAVLEKEGFRSAVISAIKASAQKSKELSENNN
- a CDS encoding ABC transporter substrate-binding protein — protein: MKKNIAFILLLTSIFLFSGCSDKSDSSDKISLGLMSDTASIPFVLADLSGYFENQGVEIEIQIFQSALDRDSALQANTINAVSSDLISAGFLKESGNALIISSRTECGYAILSSPDSDINSPYDLEGKKVGLSTNTLMEYLLDLTVEKYGISDISKTNIPIMPARLEMLRENQIDAATLPDPLTYLAQKDNSKVISTNVDLGVYPGVILFNESFVLENPEAVKGFYAAYNRAVDKINDSGLEDSLKEINQIMNFPEPVLTDLYNLRYTHSSLPTEENLASALKWLYGKGFISELYSYEDMVLTD